The DNA region ACATTGTAAGTTGGAGCTTTATGCACACTtatgtaaaataatgaaaaaggaTTTCAAATTCTGTGTATTTAAATTatgaagtagaatttttttttgtatatattgagTGTCAGTATTGAACTAAAGATTGAATTTGTCTGGCTTGATTGCAGATCCATGGTTTGCTTATGAGTTGTTACCCCAAACTGCTCGATGGACTGAGCCACCTGACTCCTTCCCAGCACCTGAGTATGATGATGCGGAAGATCTTCCATTGTTTGGGAAACCACCAGCTGGCGGTCTTCAGCCCCATCAATCTTGTGCTATCCATAGTCAGCCTGGAACTGGAACAGATCACCCCTAACTGGTTCTCCATCATTAGCATGGTCCAGCAAGTGGCAGATGTAAGAAATCAGATTTCTCAATTCGTCCTTTTAATTTGGTTAAAgtgaaaaaattttgaaaaattttgaaaaattattctaAGAATTGAAGGAAAAaagtctctttaaaaaaaaaatgccttttGAAGACACCTTTTGGGAACAAATGCATTGTGCTTTCAGATCAACAACCAGACCTTCATTCAATGCAGAGAAATGATTGGTCAGCACCTGACAAAGCATGGTTTTCTGCCCTCTGGATATCAGTTTCGTGTGGTCAAGCGCTCCAAATCCATCAAAAGGAAGGCGGTGGATGATGAAGAGGAAGACCTGTATGATGGCATCAAACGCCTGTACAGCGAAGACAGCATGGAGACATCGGCTGTGAGGAAGTCATGTAGCTCAGAGTTTGTTCAGCACCAAGACACTGATGACAGAAGTAGTTTCCTAATTCCAGCTGTCAGCGCCATGTAGAACACAACCTGTGTTCTATATGACTGACAAAGCTATCTCTTTTCAAGTTTACTAATTTAAACTAGATTCAGGCTAACATATATAATAATAGTCCCTATTTTAAATAAAGTGTAATGATTTTAAGAGGtaaaaaattgttcataattgcaaattacacttgacaatcaaaaataatctttTGTCAATTGCAACGACTCTGAAACCTATGTAAGTAATGAtcagattttttaattttgcagaacgatatattaaataacaatacatgaattgaaaactttcaattgtgggaattgatattttgaagcttAAGAGCAATAATAGGGTAAAGAAGATTAAAAGGTAGGCTTTGTTAAAATCAGTTGCTGGACAAATTCTACAAACAACACAAAGTTGTTTTGATATCAGGCTTTTCAGTGCTGAAACAGTTTTCTCTCAAGCCTGTATGGAAATTGTGTTAACAGTCTTCTTGAGTTGTTATAGtttgttatgttttattttctgtagatttttatttatatttattgcattACAAGGAGTACAAGGGCCACTTTATTTACATTGCTTGATTCTCTCCCTTGGTGTATGATTTGATAAAGAATAGATCTCCAGAATATACATGataagaaaattgtaaaaatgaattatttaaaataataatatgtgAAAGCAAAAACTCAGGTGCTATTATTGAGATTCCGGTGAGAAATATTTTCATGAAGTAAGGTGGCCTTTTGTACCGTGTTATCATGCTTTACTATGTAAAGATAACtgtcttttaataaaaaagc from Crassostrea angulata isolate pt1a10 chromosome 7, ASM2561291v2, whole genome shotgun sequence includes:
- the LOC128192165 gene encoding cyclin-I-like, whose product is MESHKRFDAKHLMKMLGEHLAKSSQWSPFLYKSTGSPDEVLGFQRDRIVGWVLSLNTEFRFSPETLGLAISLIDRFLNLVKVRPKYLPCVAICCLYIAAKTLEEDEVIPSTKDLVKTINCACSVAEVLRMEAIILNKLSWNVKQATAVDLLHIIHGLLMSCYPKLLDGLSHLTPSQHLSMMMRKIFHCLGNHQLAVFSPINLVLSIVSLELEQITPNWFSIISMVQQVADINNQTFIQCREMIGQHLTKHGFLPSGYQFRVVKRSKSIKRKAVDDEEEDLYDGIKRLYSEDSMETSAVRKSCSSEFVQHQDTDDRSSFLIPAVSAM